A stretch of the Mycobacteroides immunogenum genome encodes the following:
- a CDS encoding FAS1-like dehydratase domain-containing protein has product MAIRQDIVGTHYRYPDYFEVGREKMREFAAAIKDECEVNSGVVAPITFLAVAGRRVQHKIFTEMDLPINVARVLHRDQKLKFHRPIRVGDRLYFDSYLDSVLESHGMVTAEVRAEVTDENGEPVATSIVTMIGEAEGHETDAAAMAANIASHRKN; this is encoded by the coding sequence ATGGCCATCCGCCAAGACATCGTCGGAACGCACTACCGCTACCCCGATTACTTCGAGGTGGGTCGCGAGAAGATGCGTGAATTCGCGGCGGCCATCAAAGACGAGTGCGAGGTCAACTCCGGCGTCGTCGCACCCATCACCTTCCTGGCCGTCGCGGGGCGGCGTGTGCAGCACAAGATCTTCACCGAGATGGACCTGCCCATCAATGTGGCGCGGGTGCTGCACCGCGACCAGAAGCTCAAGTTCCACCGGCCGATCAGGGTCGGCGACCGGTTGTACTTCGACAGCTACCTGGACAGCGTGCTGGAGTCCCACGGCATGGTGACCGCCGAAGTGCGTGCCGAGGTCACCGACGAGAACGGTGAGCCCGTCGCCACCAGCATTGTGACGATGATCGGCGAGGCCGAGGGGCACGAGACCGACGCGGCTGCCATGGCCGCGAACATCGCCTCACATCGCAAGAACTAG
- a CDS encoding DUF1254 domain-containing protein has translation MGIRRTQWTKLLVVMSTVALATGLTGCSKDSDSQKLSTDEAKSIAMDAYVYGYALITMEMTRRVMTNVEKPEAPRAPMGQLMRMREYPNAAFRDVTAPNADTLYTNGFVDVGKEPWILSLPEADGRYYLFPMLDGFTNVFEVPGKRTTGTGPQTYAITGPGWKGTLPQGVTEYKSPTALVWLLGRIYCTGTPEDYAAVHKLQDAISLVPLSSYGKPYSPPAGTVDPTVNMKTPVREQVNNLSVKDYFNLLATLLKDNPPTEADKPMLEKMATIGIEAGKPFEIDKLGADTVSALQSVPKEAFDKIMAHFKDAGENINGWVFTTKTGLYGTDYLQRAMITAIGLGANRPQDAVYPTSEVDSTGKPYDGANKYVLHFGKGQFPPAEGFWSLTMYDAGMFFVDNPLGRYTLSQRNTFTANPDGSVDLYLQHENPGPGKEANWLPAPTGKFNLMLRLYWPKETPPSIIDGTWKPPAVQRIP, from the coding sequence GTGGGAATTCGGCGTACACAGTGGACCAAATTATTGGTCGTGATGAGCACCGTCGCGCTGGCAACCGGACTTACCGGCTGCTCGAAAGATTCTGACTCACAGAAGCTTTCCACCGATGAAGCGAAGTCCATCGCGATGGATGCCTACGTCTACGGCTACGCCCTCATTACCATGGAAATGACTCGCCGCGTGATGACCAACGTGGAGAAGCCCGAGGCCCCGCGGGCCCCCATGGGGCAGCTGATGCGCATGCGGGAGTACCCCAACGCCGCTTTCCGTGACGTCACCGCCCCTAACGCAGACACCCTGTACACCAACGGGTTCGTCGATGTCGGCAAGGAACCGTGGATTCTCAGTCTGCCGGAGGCGGATGGCCGGTATTACCTCTTTCCCATGCTGGACGGGTTCACCAATGTCTTCGAGGTTCCCGGAAAACGCACCACCGGCACCGGCCCACAGACCTACGCCATCACCGGCCCTGGCTGGAAAGGAACACTGCCCCAAGGTGTCACCGAGTACAAGTCGCCAACGGCACTGGTATGGCTACTGGGTCGCATCTACTGCACCGGCACCCCGGAGGATTACGCCGCCGTGCACAAGCTGCAGGATGCTATTTCCTTGGTGCCGCTGAGCTCGTACGGCAAGCCCTACAGCCCACCGGCCGGGACGGTCGATCCCACTGTCAATATGAAAACACCTGTCCGCGAACAGGTTAACAACCTGAGCGTCAAGGATTACTTCAACCTGCTGGCCACCCTATTGAAGGACAATCCGCCCACCGAGGCCGACAAGCCGATGCTGGAGAAGATGGCCACGATCGGCATCGAGGCCGGAAAGCCCTTCGAAATAGACAAACTCGGCGCCGATACCGTCAGTGCCCTGCAGTCGGTGCCCAAGGAAGCATTCGACAAGATCATGGCGCACTTCAAGGATGCCGGCGAGAACATCAACGGATGGGTGTTCACCACGAAGACCGGTTTGTACGGCACGGACTATCTACAGCGAGCGATGATCACAGCTATCGGCTTGGGGGCCAACCGACCCCAAGATGCCGTCTATCCCACCTCCGAGGTCGACAGCACCGGCAAGCCGTACGACGGAGCCAACAAGTACGTCCTGCATTTCGGCAAAGGACAGTTCCCGCCAGCCGAGGGTTTCTGGTCATTGACCATGTACGACGCCGGAATGTTCTTCGTCGATAATCCGCTGGGCCGCTACACCCTGAGCCAGCGCAATACCTTTACCGCCAACCCCGACGGTTCGGTCGATCTGTATCTGCAACACGAGAATCCGGGCCCCGGCAAGGAAGCAAACTGGCTCCCGGCACCCACCGGGAAGTTCAATCTCATGCTTCGCCTCTACTGGCCTAAGGAGACCCCGCCGTCGATCATCGATGGCACCTGGAAACCGCCCGCTGTCCAACGAATCCCGTAA
- a CDS encoding 3-hydroxyacyl-CoA dehydrogenase, whose translation MEIKDAVAVVTGGASGLGLATTKRLLDAGASVVVIDLKGEEVVAALGDRARFVATDVVDEEGVDKALDVAESMGPLRININCAGIGNAIKTLGKEGPFPLADFRKVVEVNLIGTFNVLRLAAQRIAATEPLKGEERGVIINTASVAAFEGQVGQAAYTASKSGVAGMTIPVARDLARSLIRVCTIAPGLFKTPLLASLPEPAQQSLGQQVPHPARLGDPDEYGALAVHIVENPMLNGEVIRLDGAIRMAPR comes from the coding sequence GTGGAGATCAAGGACGCGGTGGCGGTCGTTACCGGCGGGGCGTCAGGCCTGGGTCTGGCGACCACCAAACGGCTGCTGGACGCCGGGGCCTCGGTGGTCGTCATCGACCTCAAGGGGGAGGAAGTGGTGGCCGCGCTGGGCGACCGTGCCAGATTCGTCGCCACGGATGTCGTCGACGAGGAGGGTGTCGACAAGGCGCTCGATGTGGCCGAGTCGATGGGGCCGCTGCGTATCAACATCAATTGCGCGGGCATCGGCAACGCGATCAAGACCCTCGGCAAGGAGGGGCCGTTCCCGCTCGCGGACTTCCGGAAGGTGGTCGAGGTCAACCTGATCGGTACCTTCAACGTGTTGCGGTTGGCCGCCCAGCGCATCGCCGCGACCGAACCGCTCAAGGGCGAGGAGCGCGGCGTCATCATCAATACGGCGTCGGTCGCCGCGTTCGAGGGTCAGGTCGGTCAGGCCGCCTACACCGCGTCCAAGTCGGGCGTGGCCGGGATGACCATACCGGTGGCACGCGACCTGGCGCGCAGTCTGATTCGGGTCTGCACGATAGCACCGGGGCTCTTCAAGACGCCGCTACTCGCCTCGTTGCCGGAGCCGGCTCAGCAGTCCCTCGGACAACAGGTACCGCATCCCGCGCGGCTGGGTGATCCTGACGAGTACGGCGCGCTGGCCGTGCACATCGTGGAGAACCCCATGCTCAACGGTGAAGTCATCCGGCTCGATGGCGCCATCCGGATGGCGCCCCGGTGA
- a CDS encoding AraC family transcriptional regulator, whose translation MAVIRGSALTNYHQLVAELGGDGSRLLAGARISPADAGAYERFISLPNGARALEDTATALNAPDFGRQLARRQGIEILGPVGLAARTAATVADAFAILEKFMGAYCPVISARMTEHPNPELCRFEFEYLLNPAPPQAQAVELSLGVTLRVLHHFLGAGYRPVSVHLPHQALTATSGYQRYFGCPPFFCEPVGGFTLRVTDMQKSLPKDHLAHQTAVDYLTGTHANRTPDSSQLARMLIRQLLPTGAIGLGDIALHLGVHPKTLQRRLGVEGTTFAELVDQTRREAAERLLSDTDLSLDHLSRQLGYAEQSVFTRSCRRWFGTTPSAYRLSRRRV comes from the coding sequence ATGGCCGTCATCCGGGGCTCGGCGCTCACCAACTACCACCAGTTGGTGGCCGAGCTCGGAGGCGACGGCAGCAGACTGCTTGCTGGGGCCAGGATTTCGCCCGCCGACGCGGGCGCGTACGAGAGGTTTATCTCGCTACCCAACGGGGCCCGCGCCTTGGAGGACACCGCGACCGCGCTCAACGCGCCGGACTTCGGTCGCCAGCTGGCCCGGCGGCAGGGCATCGAGATCCTAGGCCCGGTCGGTTTGGCGGCGCGTACGGCCGCCACGGTCGCCGACGCTTTCGCCATTCTCGAAAAATTCATGGGCGCCTACTGTCCGGTCATCAGCGCCCGCATGACGGAGCATCCCAATCCCGAGCTGTGCCGGTTCGAATTCGAATACCTGCTGAATCCTGCTCCTCCCCAGGCGCAGGCCGTCGAGCTATCCCTTGGCGTCACGCTGCGGGTATTGCACCACTTCCTGGGCGCCGGGTACCGGCCGGTGTCGGTACATCTGCCGCATCAGGCGCTCACCGCCACCTCGGGGTATCAGCGCTATTTCGGGTGTCCACCGTTCTTCTGCGAACCCGTCGGCGGATTCACGTTGCGTGTCACCGACATGCAGAAGTCGCTGCCCAAGGACCATCTCGCTCATCAGACCGCCGTCGACTACCTGACGGGTACTCACGCGAACCGCACACCCGACTCCAGTCAGTTAGCCCGGATGCTCATCCGGCAGCTGCTGCCGACGGGGGCGATCGGGTTGGGAGACATCGCGTTACATCTCGGAGTCCATCCCAAGACATTGCAGCGACGACTCGGAGTCGAGGGCACGACCTTCGCCGAACTCGTCGACCAGACGCGCCGGGAAGCGGCAGAGAGGCTGTTGTCGGACACCGATCTGAGCTTGGATCATCTGAGCAGGCAACTCGGCTATGCCGAGCAGAGCGTGTTCACCCGGAGTTGTCGACGCTGGTTCGGCACCACCCCGAGTGCATACCGGCTGAGCCGCAGGCGCGTCTAG
- a CDS encoding heme-binding protein yields the protein MKLIATGLFTALGAAALVTAAAANADPERPPNCTAADLAGVSAGVAASTSSYLFTHPDVNDFFTSQAGKPHSEVQSAVRAYFSTNPDAENDLRAIRQPVVDFRERCQLPQERQP from the coding sequence ATGAAACTGATTGCCACAGGCCTATTTACGGCCCTGGGTGCTGCGGCGCTCGTCACCGCGGCAGCCGCCAACGCTGATCCGGAGCGGCCACCCAACTGCACGGCGGCCGATTTGGCCGGGGTCTCGGCAGGTGTGGCCGCCTCCACGTCGAGCTATCTGTTCACCCATCCGGACGTGAACGACTTCTTCACAAGCCAGGCGGGCAAGCCGCATAGTGAGGTACAGAGCGCGGTACGGGCCTACTTCAGCACCAATCCGGATGCCGAGAACGATCTACGCGCCATCCGTCAGCCCGTCGTCGACTTCCGTGAGCGGTGCCAGCTGCCGCAGGAGCGCCAGCCGTGA
- a CDS encoding VOC family protein, producing MIKIERVAHVVIKVRSLEKSLDFYTRILGLKVMGTIDPAVVFLSTGRDHHELGIAQLGDEAPNGKFYQIGMEHFAFKLRNEDDLIEAYETLLHEKVQIAYTVNHGVTKSIYFYDPDGNELEVYADNSPEEVASFENPYGGMEKLAFATDQPSLMDSLIKAQQEMAEAAAAQS from the coding sequence ATGATCAAGATCGAGCGGGTGGCGCACGTCGTCATCAAGGTCCGCAGCCTGGAGAAGTCGCTTGACTTCTACACCCGGATCCTTGGGCTGAAGGTGATGGGCACCATCGACCCGGCAGTCGTCTTTCTGTCGACCGGTCGCGATCACCACGAACTCGGCATAGCTCAGCTCGGCGACGAGGCACCCAATGGAAAGTTCTACCAAATCGGCATGGAACACTTCGCATTCAAGCTCCGCAACGAGGATGACCTCATCGAGGCCTACGAGACTCTGCTACACGAGAAAGTCCAAATCGCTTACACCGTCAACCATGGCGTGACCAAGAGCATCTACTTCTACGACCCCGACGGCAACGAGCTCGAAGTCTATGCGGACAACTCGCCGGAAGAGGTCGCAAGTTTTGAGAATCCGTATGGCGGGATGGAAAAGCTGGCCTTTGCCACCGACCAGCCGTCGTTGATGGACTCACTGATCAAGGCTCAGCAGGAAATGGCCGAGGCAGCCGCCGCCCAATCCTGA
- a CDS encoding acrylyl-CoA reductase family protein: MSDSFNAFVVNKNDSGFSAGVQQLTLEDLPAGDVTVRVQYSSVNYKDGLACLPESPVVTSYPMVPGIDLAGTVVESSDPRFTAGDEVLAIGRALGTAQFGGYAEYARLSSDWLEPLPPGLTLKEAMALGTAGFTAALAIQRLEENGLRPGDGPVLVTGATGGVGSTAVNMLAGLGHEVAASTGKSTEHEYLQELGATKILSREEVSAHSDSPLEGELWAGAVDPVGADTTAYLLRTTRYGGSVATCGLTGGFAVNTTVLPFILRGVNLLGIDSVQCPEDVRAVVWKRLGADLKPKNLADSISHEVGLEEIPSVTASILGGGVKGRTIVRL; encoded by the coding sequence ATGTCCGATTCTTTTAACGCATTCGTGGTGAACAAGAACGACAGCGGATTCAGTGCTGGCGTACAACAACTCACACTTGAGGACCTGCCCGCGGGTGACGTCACCGTGCGAGTCCAGTATTCGAGTGTCAACTACAAGGACGGCCTCGCCTGCCTTCCCGAAAGCCCCGTGGTCACCTCGTACCCGATGGTCCCAGGCATCGATCTCGCAGGCACCGTCGTCGAATCGAGCGACCCCCGCTTCACAGCCGGCGACGAGGTGCTTGCTATCGGCCGCGCACTGGGCACCGCACAGTTCGGCGGCTATGCCGAATACGCTCGCCTGTCCAGCGATTGGCTGGAACCCCTGCCCCCCGGCCTCACGCTGAAAGAAGCGATGGCCCTTGGCACCGCGGGGTTCACGGCGGCACTCGCGATCCAGCGGCTCGAGGAGAACGGTCTACGGCCGGGCGACGGCCCCGTACTGGTCACCGGCGCCACTGGCGGCGTCGGCAGCACGGCCGTCAACATGCTCGCCGGCCTTGGTCACGAGGTCGCCGCCAGCACCGGTAAGTCCACCGAGCACGAGTATCTCCAGGAGCTCGGTGCCACCAAGATCCTCAGCCGCGAAGAGGTCTCCGCACACAGCGACAGCCCACTGGAGGGCGAGCTCTGGGCAGGTGCCGTGGATCCGGTGGGCGCCGACACTACTGCGTACCTGTTGCGGACCACACGCTACGGCGGGTCGGTCGCGACCTGCGGGCTCACCGGCGGTTTCGCGGTGAATACCACCGTGCTGCCCTTCATCTTGCGCGGTGTGAATCTGCTCGGCATCGACTCCGTGCAGTGCCCCGAAGATGTGCGCGCGGTGGTCTGGAAGCGCCTCGGCGCCGATCTCAAACCAAAGAACTTGGCGGACAGCATTTCCCATGAGGTCGGCCTGGAAGAAATTCCGTCGGTGACCGCAAGCATCCTTGGCGGCGGCGTCAAGGGCCGAACCATCGTGCGGCTCTAG
- a CDS encoding flavin reductase family protein — translation MITIESIDTDPGLLRRAFGCFPSGVTAVCAKVDGEPIGMAASSFTSVSLAPPLVSLCFQTSSGTWQALREQPRMGISILAQGQDGICMDLARKKAGRFADIAWDHSAGDAVFVRGATAWLECSLHAEVPAGDHVMALLEIHGLHANPAAPPLVFHGSQFRRLMAITFGIDVADFVGET, via the coding sequence ATGATCACCATCGAATCGATCGACACCGATCCTGGTCTCTTGCGCCGCGCGTTCGGTTGCTTTCCATCGGGGGTGACCGCGGTATGCGCGAAGGTTGATGGCGAACCGATCGGCATGGCTGCCAGCTCGTTTACGTCTGTTTCCCTGGCGCCCCCGCTGGTATCGCTGTGCTTTCAGACATCTTCGGGTACTTGGCAAGCGCTGCGCGAACAACCCCGGATGGGGATCAGCATCCTTGCGCAGGGGCAAGATGGGATCTGCATGGATCTCGCCCGCAAGAAGGCGGGCCGATTCGCCGATATCGCCTGGGATCACTCGGCCGGGGACGCGGTGTTCGTTCGTGGTGCCACCGCGTGGCTGGAGTGTTCCCTGCATGCCGAGGTTCCGGCCGGTGATCATGTCATGGCGTTGCTTGAGATCCATGGCCTGCACGCCAATCCGGCAGCCCCGCCACTTGTTTTCCACGGCAGCCAGTTCCGCCGACTCATGGCGATCACCTTCGGAATCGATGTAGCCGACTTCGTCGGCGAAACATAG
- a CDS encoding HAD family hydrolase has protein sequence MTSPQINGEPPAEDSREEQLLAEAFAEDVARAASFADADAADEPPPGPPPADLTAAAFFDVDNTLVHGSSLVHFGRGLAQRDYFQYSDMLQFVWAQAKFRLTGRENSDDVAAGRQKALSFIEGRSVDELVALSEEIYDETIADKIWPGTRALTQMHLDAGQQVWLVTATPKELAETIARRLGLTGALGTVAESVDGVFTGRLVGDILHGPGKARAVRNLAIRNGLNLKRCTAYSDSVNDVPMLSLVGTAVAINPDAELRDVARRRGWEVRDFRTARKAARIGVPSAVLLGAAGGALAAALARREK, from the coding sequence ATGACCAGCCCCCAGATCAACGGTGAACCCCCTGCCGAGGACTCACGCGAGGAGCAGCTGCTTGCCGAGGCGTTCGCCGAAGACGTCGCGCGTGCCGCCTCCTTCGCCGACGCCGACGCGGCCGACGAACCGCCGCCGGGACCTCCTCCCGCAGATCTGACCGCGGCCGCGTTTTTCGATGTCGACAACACGCTGGTGCATGGTTCCTCGCTGGTCCATTTCGGTCGCGGCCTGGCGCAGCGCGATTACTTCCAGTACTCGGACATGCTGCAGTTCGTCTGGGCACAGGCGAAGTTCCGGCTGACCGGCCGCGAGAACTCCGATGATGTCGCGGCGGGCCGGCAGAAGGCGCTCTCGTTCATCGAAGGGCGCAGCGTCGACGAGCTCGTCGCGCTCAGCGAGGAGATCTACGACGAGACCATCGCCGACAAGATCTGGCCCGGCACCCGGGCGCTGACACAGATGCACCTCGATGCCGGCCAACAGGTATGGCTCGTCACGGCCACACCCAAGGAGCTGGCCGAGACCATCGCTCGCCGGCTGGGCCTCACCGGAGCGCTGGGCACCGTCGCCGAATCGGTGGACGGCGTCTTCACCGGGCGTCTGGTCGGCGACATCCTGCACGGTCCGGGCAAGGCACGCGCCGTCCGCAACCTGGCCATCCGTAATGGGCTGAACCTCAAGCGTTGCACCGCTTACAGCGACAGCGTCAACGATGTGCCGATGTTGTCCCTGGTGGGTACCGCGGTGGCCATCAATCCGGACGCCGAGCTACGCGATGTCGCACGGCGCAGAGGCTGGGAGGTACGCGACTTCCGTACCGCCCGCAAGGCCGCCCGCATCGGTGTGCCGTCGGCGGTGCTGCTGGGCGCCGCGGGCGGCGCGTTGGCGGCCGCATTGGCCCGCCGAGAGAAGTGA
- a CDS encoding NAD(P)H-dependent flavin oxidoreductase: protein MITNRVTELLGIERPIVQAPMGWIARAQLASAVCDAGGLGIIETSSGELDIIKGEIRAMRELTDKPFGVNIAQAFVRDPSTAQFVVDQGVKFVTTSAGDPNKYTRFLKDHGLTVFHVVPTLAAALKAVAAGVDGLVVEGVEGGGFKDPKGASTMVLLPLVRSQVDVPIIAAGGICDGASMAAAFALGAEGVQMGTRMMSAAESPIHGNWKAAVVAARETDTVLLNRLTKPGLRALRSERTEEMERRDVVTLPETGNPLDLYFGGDMNTFIPMTGQVAGRIGGVESVKDILDATMGEFAAVIGRLAAQYG from the coding sequence GTGATTACGAATCGGGTAACCGAGCTGCTGGGTATCGAGCGTCCCATCGTGCAGGCTCCCATGGGCTGGATTGCGCGCGCGCAGCTGGCGAGCGCCGTATGCGACGCCGGCGGGTTGGGCATTATCGAGACCAGTTCTGGCGAGCTCGACATCATCAAGGGTGAGATTCGGGCCATGCGTGAGCTCACCGATAAGCCCTTCGGTGTCAACATCGCGCAGGCCTTCGTGCGCGACCCGTCCACCGCGCAGTTCGTCGTCGATCAGGGCGTGAAGTTCGTGACGACCAGTGCCGGCGACCCCAACAAATACACGCGCTTCCTGAAAGACCATGGGCTCACCGTTTTTCACGTGGTTCCGACGCTGGCTGCGGCACTCAAGGCGGTGGCGGCGGGAGTCGACGGGCTGGTAGTGGAAGGCGTCGAGGGTGGTGGTTTCAAGGATCCGAAGGGTGCGTCCACCATGGTGCTGCTGCCGTTGGTGCGTTCACAGGTCGACGTCCCGATCATCGCCGCGGGCGGGATCTGCGATGGTGCGTCGATGGCTGCCGCATTTGCGCTGGGCGCCGAGGGAGTGCAGATGGGTACGCGGATGATGTCTGCCGCCGAATCTCCGATCCACGGCAACTGGAAGGCCGCGGTGGTCGCCGCTCGCGAGACCGACACCGTGCTGCTCAACCGGTTGACCAAGCCTGGGCTTCGTGCGCTACGGAGCGAGCGTACCGAGGAGATGGAACGCAGGGATGTCGTGACGCTTCCGGAGACCGGGAATCCGTTGGACCTCTATTTCGGGGGCGACATGAACACCTTCATACCGATGACCGGTCAAGTCGCCGGGCGCATCGGTGGCGTCGAGTCGGTCAAGGACATTCTCGACGCCACCATGGGCGAGTTCGCCGCGGTGATCGGTAGGCTCGCCGCCCAATACGGTTAG
- a CDS encoding glutaredoxin family protein: MTSLTLLTRAGCSACERAQGELAALADEFGVTLTVTDVDEAAVTDSTLRAEFGDRLPVVLLDGQEHSYWEVDEPRLRADLKRDR, encoded by the coding sequence ATGACATCGCTAACGCTGCTCACGCGGGCGGGATGCTCTGCCTGTGAACGTGCTCAGGGCGAATTGGCGGCCCTGGCCGACGAGTTCGGGGTCACACTCACCGTCACCGATGTTGATGAGGCCGCCGTCACAGATTCCACGCTGCGTGCCGAGTTCGGCGACCGGCTTCCCGTGGTTCTGCTCGACGGTCAGGAGCACAGCTACTGGGAAGTGGACGAGCCCCGGCTCCGGGCGGACCTGAAACGTGACCGATAA
- a CDS encoding SDR family NAD(P)-dependent oxidoreductase, with product MLSFAGQVAIVTGSGRGIGRATALALGKRGAKVLVNDYGGGFDTLTPGTNEVAQSVVDEIVAAGGEAVADGTAVGTGESARVIVESAMKSFGRVDILVNNAGGSRPFHNVDEDADENLEGVIRSNLIGSLMLMRRVWPIMRDQNYGRIVNTSSNTVLGQQGMLAYVAAKGGIIGISGSAAIEGGPLGILVNTIFPQAYTRSVDDTAEPGTMDWFKSHTPELVAEGVAFLCSRECNVSGELFRIGGGRFSRYGIYGNKGVADAELTAEFVAERFDQSRDMADAEIVPDAAYDMARFNSALASDWQSELKSDWRK from the coding sequence ATGCTGAGTTTTGCGGGTCAGGTCGCAATCGTCACGGGTTCCGGACGCGGCATTGGCCGCGCGACGGCCTTGGCGTTGGGCAAGCGTGGCGCGAAGGTCCTGGTCAACGACTACGGTGGTGGATTCGACACGCTGACACCCGGTACGAACGAGGTGGCGCAGTCGGTTGTCGACGAGATTGTGGCTGCCGGCGGTGAGGCGGTCGCGGACGGGACGGCGGTCGGAACCGGGGAGAGTGCGCGGGTAATCGTTGAATCTGCGATGAAGTCCTTTGGGCGTGTTGACATTCTCGTCAACAATGCGGGCGGCAGTCGGCCGTTCCACAACGTGGATGAGGATGCCGACGAAAATTTGGAAGGCGTGATTCGCAGCAACTTGATTGGGTCGCTGATGCTGATGCGCCGTGTCTGGCCCATCATGCGCGATCAGAATTACGGCCGGATCGTCAATACATCGTCGAATACTGTTCTGGGGCAACAGGGAATGCTGGCGTATGTGGCTGCGAAAGGTGGCATCATCGGTATCTCGGGTTCCGCCGCGATCGAGGGTGGCCCCCTCGGCATTCTCGTGAATACTATTTTTCCCCAGGCCTATACGCGAAGCGTCGACGACACTGCCGAGCCCGGAACCATGGACTGGTTTAAGTCGCACACACCCGAGCTGGTGGCCGAGGGTGTTGCCTTTCTGTGCAGCAGGGAATGCAATGTTTCGGGTGAACTGTTCCGTATCGGCGGTGGCCGTTTCAGCCGATACGGGATATACGGCAACAAGGGTGTCGCCGACGCCGAATTGACCGCCGAGTTCGTCGCCGAACGGTTTGATCAGAGCCGCGATATGGCGGATGCGGAAATCGTGCCCGATGCCGCTTATGACATGGCCCGCTTCAACTCCGCGCTGGCCTCTGATTGGCAGTCGGAGCTGAAGTCCGACTGGCGGAAGTAG
- a CDS encoding putative quinol monooxygenase codes for MTVQVIMELTVKENRHADFREFMVKILPHSRSYKGCVCIELVRNQDNPAHLLVMEKWNGRQDYERYLSWRMESGLMNEIAEMIEDQPKLQFFDPIGL; via the coding sequence ATGACCGTCCAAGTGATCATGGAACTGACCGTCAAGGAGAACCGCCACGCCGACTTCCGGGAGTTCATGGTGAAGATCCTGCCGCACTCCCGGTCCTACAAGGGCTGCGTATGTATCGAACTCGTTCGCAATCAGGATAATCCGGCACATCTGCTCGTCATGGAGAAGTGGAACGGCCGCCAGGACTACGAAAGGTACCTCTCCTGGCGAATGGAGTCGGGCCTCATGAACGAGATCGCGGAGATGATCGAAGATCAACCGAAACTGCAATTCTTCGACCCGATAGGGCTGTAG
- a CDS encoding enoyl-CoA hydratase produces MGAPVLLVETVDRMRTLTLNRPQARNALSAELRGLFFAALRAAEADDGVDVVIVTGADPVFCAGLDLKEFGRNTDLPDISPQWPDMRKPVIGAINGPAVTGGLEIALYCDVLIASEHARFADTHARVGLLPSWGLSVRLPQKVGVGVARRMSLTGDYLSAEDARLAGLITEVVPHGELMSTAHRIASSIVGNNQNAVRALLDSYHRIDLSQTQTGLWIEAESARAWMAATSGDDIAARRTAVLARGRAQVH; encoded by the coding sequence ATGGGTGCGCCTGTTCTGCTCGTCGAGACCGTCGACCGTATGCGCACCCTGACGTTGAATCGACCGCAGGCCCGCAATGCGTTGTCGGCCGAGCTGCGCGGCCTCTTCTTCGCGGCACTACGGGCCGCCGAAGCCGACGACGGCGTCGATGTGGTGATCGTGACGGGCGCCGATCCGGTGTTCTGCGCCGGACTGGATCTCAAGGAGTTCGGCCGCAACACCGATCTGCCGGATATCTCTCCGCAGTGGCCGGATATGCGAAAACCTGTGATCGGAGCCATCAACGGACCCGCTGTCACCGGTGGCCTGGAGATCGCGCTCTACTGCGATGTGCTGATCGCCTCCGAGCACGCGCGATTCGCCGACACCCATGCCCGGGTGGGCCTACTGCCTTCTTGGGGTCTGAGTGTGCGGCTGCCCCAGAAGGTAGGTGTGGGCGTGGCCCGCCGTATGAGTTTGACCGGCGACTACCTCTCAGCCGAGGACGCGCGGCTTGCCGGTCTGATCACCGAGGTGGTTCCGCACGGTGAGCTGATGTCGACCGCACACCGGATAGCTTCGTCGATAGTCGGTAACAACCAGAACGCCGTCCGCGCGTTGCTGGATTCGTACCACCGCATCGACCTGAGTCAGACCCAGACGGGATTGTGGATCGAAGCCGAGTCCGCCCGCGCCTGGATGGCTGCGACCAGCGGCGACGATATCGCCGCCAGACGGACGGCGGTACTTGCACGGGGACGTGCACAGGTGCATTAG